Proteins from one Planctomycetia bacterium genomic window:
- a CDS encoding HAMP domain-containing histidine kinase has protein sequence MDATTPQCWIPPLAETVVALAEGQARGDSLPWPQLLRSDPSLGWFFFTHHHDLNIDRSLFHLKQGIDISLFLDTVLDPALAGFADWSKNSAQKAYRQSQYLGTLSEHIAEQLRMDVQMAHCLGQLTQLGALIYSQQEKKIHHEDGNVLTRKLVRRATCPHWLRELLLRLDLPVDVTKGHETERWALLLQTAIGLASKTPQLQNLGKAACQKLTLSWELEQEFALQAFQHATPSSSTMSSDAAKMLIRTLRMVKHQPAATLSFTVKQLELEVEDLHSRLARVQQLDGDRLREQKLTAVAELAAGAGHEINNPLAVISGQAQYLLKGEEDLNRAKALERIIGQTMRIHTLLRDLMLYARPPEPVYKSIAIHKWIKPLIQSMQEHAIGRGVKLELKPIPAKNSMVCDISLASMAVKCLVYNAIEAAPSGGWVRVTTQVQHGRCQVQVEDNGPGVPAPLQDNIFDPFYSGRNAGRGVGLGLSKVWRIAQLHGGEIKLINHPGKPTCFLFEIPMKPVRGIHKQQKRSA, from the coding sequence ATGGATGCGACCACGCCACAGTGCTGGATTCCTCCGCTGGCGGAGACCGTAGTAGCCTTGGCGGAAGGTCAGGCCAGGGGAGATTCTCTGCCTTGGCCACAATTATTGCGCAGTGATCCATCTTTAGGTTGGTTTTTCTTTACTCATCATCATGATCTAAATATTGATCGATCCCTGTTCCATTTAAAACAAGGCATCGATATTTCATTGTTTCTTGACACAGTTCTTGATCCAGCTCTCGCAGGCTTTGCTGACTGGTCTAAAAACTCTGCTCAGAAAGCGTATCGCCAAAGCCAATATCTTGGCACATTATCAGAGCATATAGCTGAACAGTTGCGCATGGATGTGCAGATGGCACATTGTCTGGGACAACTGACACAGCTTGGGGCTTTAATTTACAGCCAGCAGGAAAAAAAGATTCATCATGAAGATGGTAATGTGTTGACCAGGAAACTGGTTCGTCGGGCTACCTGTCCGCACTGGCTTAGAGAACTGCTGTTAAGACTCGATTTACCAGTGGATGTAACCAAAGGTCATGAAACAGAACGCTGGGCGCTGTTGCTGCAAACTGCCATTGGGTTAGCCAGCAAAACTCCGCAACTGCAGAATCTTGGGAAGGCAGCTTGCCAGAAACTCACACTTTCCTGGGAATTGGAGCAGGAATTCGCCCTGCAGGCATTTCAGCATGCAACTCCCTCTAGTTCCACGATGTCATCCGATGCAGCCAAAATGCTCATTCGGACACTTCGGATGGTCAAGCACCAACCTGCTGCCACTCTCTCGTTTACAGTGAAGCAATTGGAACTGGAAGTAGAAGACTTGCACAGCAGGTTAGCTCGTGTTCAACAACTGGATGGCGATAGGCTGCGTGAACAGAAACTGACCGCTGTTGCCGAACTGGCAGCCGGAGCAGGGCATGAAATTAATAATCCGCTGGCTGTGATCAGTGGGCAGGCGCAATACCTGCTCAAAGGCGAAGAAGATCTGAATCGTGCCAAGGCTCTGGAACGCATCATCGGACAGACTATGCGCATTCACACTTTGCTGCGGGACTTGATGTTATATGCTCGTCCGCCTGAACCGGTGTACAAGTCCATAGCCATCCATAAATGGATCAAGCCATTGATTCAAAGCATGCAGGAGCATGCTATCGGTAGAGGGGTTAAGCTGGAGTTGAAACCGATCCCTGCCAAAAACAGTATGGTATGTGATATTTCGCTGGCGAGCATGGCAGTAAAATGTCTGGTATACAATGCTATCGAAGCAGCACCTTCCGGTGGCTGGGTTCGTGTGACAACTCAGGTACAGCACGGCCGATGTCAGGTTCAGGTGGAAGACAACGGCCCTGGAGTGCCTGCACCGCTGCAGGATAATATCTTTGACCCCTTTTACTCTGGAAGAAATGCAGGAAGAGGAGTGGGGCTTGGATTATCCAAAGTCTGGCGTATTGCCCAACTGCATGGTGGTGAGATCAAATTAATAAATCATCCCGGGAAGCCGACCTGTTTTCTGTTCGAAATTCCCATGAAGCCGGTTCGTGGTATACACAAACAGCAAAAACGATCAGCATAA
- a CDS encoding LysM peptidoglycan-binding domain-containing protein, with product MSRDMQIGMLLAVGFLALVGGVLYYRIEHPDELEQYLNGEQQAQSTSPAGDSKTQADVSTANSGNKPLPPAPSTASTAPSLSMDAGSTTATNVPGANSSPNLMLTGANGTPPAGVSPPPVNTAPAMPTLDFTALDKKPTDNKPPTPPVDNKPLETAGATASRSSLPVDTPGSKLPAAAALAAAPVIALDLANKNDKPPAPAAGKPPEVKVDEKKPVDLTVKSDVSAPAASSAPDLKLPPAPTGAPSLAMSDAAKPKESELSKSQELPKPPEVPAVGASTAANAPDAKSNPAPSLSLNVPSPAATSAPAMPLTNKDIPETVIKPAATPENDALRGQAPRATLGKPMTESEASLKEKRWADSAGAPAPIIPLSADGRGSTVTAPANTLGERRVVRDTYIPTERALKGETFSSLSQRLYGDTNYAVALAAYNKEEGFVKMDQPEPNEWVAKPNREILDQRYPQLIRRLTPSTFNQRNAATMAQAQPAEKTAKDANLPTYRVGKGEQLFEVAKKTLGDGYRWSEIYSLNKDQFRESTELRPDMILKLPADAKK from the coding sequence ATGTCACGCGATATGCAGATAGGGATGTTGCTGGCAGTAGGCTTTCTAGCCCTGGTGGGTGGTGTACTCTATTATCGGATCGAACATCCCGATGAATTAGAGCAATATCTGAACGGCGAGCAACAGGCACAATCGACGTCGCCTGCTGGAGATTCCAAAACACAGGCAGATGTATCGACTGCCAACTCGGGCAATAAACCATTACCCCCAGCACCATCAACTGCCAGCACTGCACCAAGCTTAAGCATGGATGCTGGATCGACCACTGCAACCAATGTGCCTGGAGCCAATTCCTCGCCCAACCTGATGCTGACAGGCGCCAATGGAACGCCACCAGCCGGAGTTTCACCACCGCCGGTGAATACTGCACCGGCAATGCCTACACTCGATTTTACAGCACTCGATAAGAAGCCGACTGACAACAAGCCGCCGACTCCACCAGTTGACAACAAGCCGCTGGAAACTGCAGGTGCAACAGCATCGAGATCCTCACTTCCAGTTGATACTCCGGGTAGCAAGTTGCCTGCTGCTGCAGCACTGGCGGCAGCGCCTGTCATTGCACTCGATCTGGCTAACAAGAATGATAAACCACCAGCACCAGCAGCAGGCAAGCCGCCGGAAGTGAAAGTGGACGAGAAAAAACCTGTCGATCTCACCGTAAAATCGGATGTTTCTGCTCCAGCTGCATCATCAGCGCCTGATTTGAAGTTGCCGCCAGCACCGACCGGCGCACCTTCTCTTGCTATGTCGGATGCTGCAAAGCCGAAGGAATCAGAATTAAGCAAGAGCCAGGAACTGCCCAAGCCACCTGAAGTGCCTGCAGTAGGAGCATCGACCGCAGCTAATGCACCTGATGCAAAGTCAAATCCAGCACCATCTCTATCGCTGAATGTACCATCGCCTGCGGCGACTTCTGCTCCTGCAATGCCTCTGACCAACAAAGATATTCCTGAAACTGTCATCAAGCCTGCTGCAACACCCGAAAATGATGCATTGCGAGGACAGGCTCCACGAGCAACGCTGGGTAAGCCCATGACGGAAAGCGAAGCATCTCTCAAAGAAAAGCGATGGGCGGATAGTGCTGGAGCCCCGGCACCCATCATTCCGCTTTCTGCTGATGGACGTGGCAGCACTGTCACTGCTCCAGCTAACACACTGGGTGAACGACGAGTCGTGCGGGATACTTATATCCCTACCGAACGGGCACTGAAAGGTGAAACCTTCTCTTCGCTGAGTCAGCGATTGTATGGCGATACTAATTATGCTGTTGCCTTGGCTGCTTACAACAAGGAAGAAGGCTTCGTCAAAATGGATCAGCCTGAGCCAAACGAATGGGTGGCAAAACCCAATCGCGAAATCCTTGATCAAAGATATCCTCAGCTGATCCGACGACTGACGCCAAGTACATTCAACCAGCGAAATGCTGCTACGATGGCTCAAGCACAACCAGCGGAAAAAACAGCCAAGGACGCTAATTTGCCTACTTACCGCGTAGGCAAAGGTGAGCAACTGTTTGAGGTAGCCAAGAAAACGCTGGGAGATGGCTACCGCTGGTCGGAAATCTATTCGCTGAATAAAGATCAGTTTCGGGAAAGTACGGAATTGCGTCCTGATATGATTCTGAAATTGCCAGCAGATGCGAAAAAGTAA
- a CDS encoding neutral/alkaline non-lysosomal ceramidase N-terminal domain-containing protein, with amino-acid sequence MFFRFAGAVAILAMSFVIPVSLHAQSKTLEAGIARVDLTPPLSMKASLGGYGARMSKPAEGIHDRVWLKCIVLQQDGKRLALVTADSLCFPPPVRQAVMAKLKEKQVNVDEVMILPSHTHNSFDLFALHPKNIFRIPQIGIFQQAAFDHVVARLVDVVVQANNKFQPVKTGTGRIDLTGWNRNRRKANISDPDFTITRIDNQEGKPIAALVFWSAHPTFLSAREMQFSGDWPGQLQRTLESLIGPGATVMFVNGAQGDQSPTPRYYSGESNWEKAEDYGRDIAIQGYNLWQKITPTENSPLAWKRQVFALPKRSVHKDFLKSGGLEYGFVDKALDPILMSLYPTESQTLSVRLGDLQIVGVPGEMIAQLGMQVKKEVQQATGAKYVVIGGLADEWISYILTSAEYNKGGYEATISFYGETLGETIVDAVIKNASELK; translated from the coding sequence ATGTTCTTTCGATTTGCTGGCGCTGTTGCAATTTTAGCCATGTCTTTCGTCATCCCTGTTTCACTCCATGCACAATCAAAAACTCTGGAAGCTGGAATCGCCCGTGTTGATCTGACGCCACCCCTTTCCATGAAAGCATCGCTCGGGGGCTACGGGGCCCGCATGAGCAAACCAGCGGAAGGCATCCACGACCGTGTGTGGCTCAAGTGCATTGTCCTGCAGCAGGATGGAAAACGACTGGCGCTGGTTACTGCTGATTCGCTTTGCTTCCCCCCACCGGTTCGACAGGCGGTGATGGCTAAACTGAAAGAAAAGCAGGTCAATGTAGATGAGGTCATGATCCTGCCCAGCCACACGCACAACAGCTTCGATCTATTTGCACTGCATCCCAAGAACATTTTCCGCATTCCGCAGATTGGCATCTTTCAGCAGGCTGCGTTTGACCATGTGGTTGCCAGGCTGGTTGATGTAGTAGTGCAGGCTAACAACAAATTTCAACCCGTTAAGACGGGCACAGGCCGCATCGATTTGACAGGCTGGAACCGCAACCGTCGCAAGGCCAATATCTCCGATCCTGATTTCACCATCACCCGTATTGATAATCAGGAAGGCAAACCGATTGCTGCCCTGGTCTTCTGGTCAGCACATCCCACGTTTCTCTCTGCAAGGGAAATGCAGTTCTCCGGCGACTGGCCTGGCCAACTGCAACGCACTCTCGAAAGCCTGATCGGCCCCGGTGCAACGGTTATGTTTGTCAACGGCGCCCAGGGCGACCAATCCCCTACCCCACGATACTACTCTGGTGAATCCAACTGGGAGAAAGCGGAAGATTATGGTCGGGATATCGCCATCCAAGGCTACAACCTCTGGCAGAAGATCACTCCGACGGAGAATTCACCTCTTGCCTGGAAGCGGCAAGTTTTTGCATTGCCTAAGCGCAGCGTGCACAAGGATTTTCTCAAATCAGGCGGACTGGAGTATGGCTTTGTCGATAAAGCACTCGACCCCATCCTGATGTCGCTTTACCCCACGGAATCACAAACGCTTTCCGTCAGGCTGGGCGACCTGCAGATCGTCGGTGTGCCCGGCGAAATGATTGCACAACTCGGCATGCAGGTGAAGAAAGAGGTGCAACAGGCTACCGGAGCCAAGTATGTTGTCATCGGCGGCCTGGCTGATGAATGGATCAGCTACATCCTTACCAGCGCAGAGTACAACAAAGGCGGCTACGAAGCCACCATCAGTTTCTACGGCGAAACGCTTGGTGAAACTATTGTCGATGCGGTGATTAAGAATGCATCTGAGTTGAAATAG
- a CDS encoding nucleotidyltransferase domain-containing protein, with product MSPLEDLQKQCGARWEHLFNSIQESHQKLQKFRELVHSENTESRDISVVIFGSLARREWTSQSDLDWTLLIDGPVDTKHAAEANRLARKVAEHGFKQPGPTALFGKLAISHNLVHEIGGQEDSNRNLTQRLLLLLESRAVDRDDTHRRVVDGVLQRYLTNDPRMTTTRNVPLRVPRFLCNDVVRYWRTMCVDYANKYRDRTGEGWALRHLKLRFSRKLIFTAGLLLCFSCDVQLHPELRLRFRDLFSTEETEQAPVKELVEYLRLRSTQGPLDTLAEACRQFGRPATNRMLFDAYNEFLGILRDPDQRTKLSQLDPEKAETDAGFQKARALGKQFHQGLVNLFFHDHVRLGDLSMHYGLF from the coding sequence ATGTCGCCCCTGGAAGACTTGCAGAAACAATGTGGAGCACGCTGGGAGCACCTGTTCAACTCCATACAGGAATCCCACCAGAAGTTGCAGAAGTTTCGTGAACTGGTGCATTCCGAGAATACGGAATCACGGGATATCAGTGTGGTGATCTTCGGATCGCTGGCCCGGCGGGAGTGGACCAGCCAAAGCGACCTCGACTGGACTCTGCTGATTGATGGGCCGGTGGATACGAAGCATGCTGCAGAGGCGAATCGGCTGGCGCGTAAGGTGGCAGAGCATGGCTTCAAGCAGCCTGGGCCTACAGCGCTTTTTGGCAAGCTCGCCATCAGCCATAACCTGGTGCATGAGATTGGCGGACAGGAGGATTCGAATCGCAATCTGACCCAGCGTCTGCTGTTGCTGCTCGAATCGCGTGCGGTAGATCGCGATGATACGCATCGCAGAGTGGTGGATGGCGTGTTGCAGCGTTACTTGACAAACGATCCGCGGATGACGACTACCCGCAATGTGCCTTTGCGTGTACCCCGGTTTCTCTGTAATGATGTGGTGCGGTACTGGCGAACCATGTGTGTTGATTATGCCAACAAATATCGTGATCGGACTGGTGAAGGCTGGGCACTCCGACATCTGAAACTGCGTTTTTCCCGCAAGCTGATCTTTACGGCCGGACTATTGCTCTGTTTCAGTTGCGATGTTCAGCTTCACCCTGAACTGCGTTTACGTTTCCGTGATCTGTTTTCAACGGAAGAAACTGAGCAGGCGCCGGTCAAGGAACTGGTGGAGTATCTGCGATTGCGTAGTACTCAGGGGCCACTTGATACCCTGGCAGAAGCATGTCGGCAGTTTGGCAGGCCAGCGACCAACCGCATGCTCTTTGATGCCTACAACGAGTTTCTCGGCATCCTGCGTGATCCCGATCAGCGAACCAAACTCAGTCAGTTGGATCCTGAGAAGGCGGAAACTGATGCGGGTTTTCAAAAAGCACGGGCATTGGGAAAACAGTTCCACCAGGGGCTGGTCAACCTGTTCTTTCATGACCATGTACGGCTGGGCGATTTGTCCATGCATTATGGATTGTTTTAG
- the fusA gene encoding elongation factor G has translation MKHMSINQLRNIGIIAHVDAGKTTTSERILYYAGAKHKMGDVDSGDTTTDFDPEEAARGITIYSAAVTVSWRDHQINIIDTPGHVDFTAEVERSLRVLDGGVVVFCAVGGVEVQSETVWFQANKYNVPRIAYVNKLDRIGADFYNAVKEMEEKLQANVALCTIPAGQGPANFEGVIDVIRMKMIWKDPADPKHWKLELRDIPEQYQQEAHDAREKLLNAVSLHDDHIAEMLLEGKPIPEADLRKAIRKATLDMKLNPVICGSSFKYQGVQNLLDCVIDFMPSPAERGSVMAQVPGKKEQVERKPLETEPLSALAFKTVAEPTGDVVYTRVYSGKLIPGTTYMNTTKNRTERISHVYRMFGKERERLEYAGPGEIVGLVGLKETQTGNTLADEKNPVILEEIRFPEPVISQALEPGKNTDEGKLSEAIAKMVRDDPTLRCVTDHETNQIIISGMGELHLEIAVHKLKRDFKVDVNIGKPMVSYRQTLAKAIEQEYKHVKQTGGRGQFARIVCRFEPLSKEEREAIEAELIENGEKPDPNGLYFVDEIVGGVVPGQYIPSVEKGFREACRKGTKYKFQVVNVKCTLFDGKHHDVDSSQIAFQVAAEQCLQEAARNAGIVLLEPIMEVNVQSPGQYIGDLTGDTSRRRGEILNSGLEKGRAQLHAYIPLASLFGYSSDLRNFTSGTASFSMEPSHYAPVKEELADIRPDMKKAG, from the coding sequence ATGAAGCACATGTCGATTAATCAGTTACGTAACATTGGAATCATCGCTCACGTGGATGCTGGTAAAACCACCACTTCAGAACGCATTCTTTATTATGCTGGCGCCAAACACAAAATGGGTGATGTGGATTCAGGAGATACCACCACTGATTTCGACCCTGAAGAAGCAGCTCGTGGCATTACCATTTACTCCGCTGCAGTGACCGTCTCCTGGCGAGATCATCAGATCAACATCATCGATACTCCAGGCCACGTCGATTTCACTGCAGAAGTCGAACGCTCCCTCCGCGTACTCGATGGCGGCGTGGTTGTCTTCTGCGCAGTGGGTGGCGTTGAAGTACAGTCCGAAACCGTCTGGTTCCAGGCCAACAAATACAACGTTCCCCGCATTGCCTACGTCAACAAACTCGATCGCATCGGTGCCGACTTCTACAACGCTGTCAAGGAAATGGAGGAAAAGCTGCAGGCCAATGTGGCTCTCTGCACCATTCCTGCCGGCCAGGGGCCTGCCAATTTTGAAGGCGTTATCGATGTCATTCGCATGAAGATGATCTGGAAAGATCCGGCTGATCCCAAGCACTGGAAGCTGGAACTTCGCGACATTCCCGAACAATATCAGCAGGAAGCTCATGATGCTCGCGAAAAACTTCTCAATGCAGTCTCGCTGCATGATGATCACATCGCGGAAATGCTGCTCGAAGGCAAACCCATTCCAGAAGCTGATCTGCGCAAAGCCATTCGCAAAGCCACGCTTGATATGAAGCTGAACCCGGTTATTTGCGGTTCCTCGTTCAAATATCAAGGTGTGCAGAACCTGCTCGATTGTGTCATCGACTTCATGCCCAGCCCCGCAGAACGTGGCTCGGTCATGGCTCAGGTTCCCGGCAAAAAGGAGCAGGTGGAACGCAAGCCTCTGGAAACCGAACCCCTTTCTGCACTCGCCTTCAAAACGGTTGCTGAACCGACAGGCGATGTGGTTTATACCCGCGTGTACAGTGGCAAGCTCATTCCCGGCACCACCTACATGAATACCACCAAGAACCGTACGGAACGCATCAGCCACGTATACCGCATGTTCGGCAAGGAACGCGAACGACTTGAATATGCCGGCCCCGGGGAAATCGTCGGACTGGTCGGGCTCAAGGAAACCCAGACTGGAAACACCCTGGCAGATGAAAAGAACCCGGTCATCCTTGAAGAAATCCGCTTCCCTGAACCGGTGATCAGCCAGGCTCTGGAACCCGGCAAGAACACTGATGAAGGCAAGCTCTCTGAAGCCATCGCCAAGATGGTGCGTGATGATCCTACGCTCCGCTGCGTGACAGATCATGAAACCAATCAGATCATCATCTCCGGCATGGGTGAACTCCACCTCGAAATCGCTGTTCACAAACTCAAACGCGATTTCAAGGTCGATGTCAATATCGGCAAACCTATGGTGAGTTATCGGCAGACCCTGGCCAAGGCTATTGAGCAGGAATACAAGCACGTCAAGCAGACAGGTGGTCGTGGTCAGTTTGCCCGCATCGTGTGCCGGTTTGAACCACTGAGCAAGGAAGAACGCGAAGCCATTGAAGCTGAACTGATTGAGAACGGCGAAAAGCCCGATCCCAATGGTCTCTATTTTGTCGATGAAATCGTCGGTGGCGTCGTCCCCGGCCAGTACATCCCTTCTGTGGAAAAAGGCTTCCGCGAAGCATGTCGCAAGGGCACCAAGTACAAGTTCCAGGTGGTGAATGTGAAGTGCACGCTATTCGATGGCAAGCACCACGATGTCGATTCATCGCAAATCGCCTTCCAGGTAGCTGCGGAACAGTGCCTGCAGGAAGCTGCACGGAATGCCGGTATTGTGCTGCTCGAACCGATCATGGAAGTCAACGTGCAGTCACCCGGCCAGTACATCGGTGACCTCACTGGCGATACCAGCCGGCGACGAGGCGAAATCCTCAACTCTGGTCTCGAAAAAGGTCGTGCTCAACTGCATGCCTATATCCCACTGGCTTCGCTGTTCGGTTACAGTTCCGATCTGCGAAACTTCACTTCCGGAACCGCCAGCTTCAGCATGGAGCCTAGCCATTATGCTCCGGTGAAGGAAGAACTGGCAGACATCCGCCCCGACATGAAGAAAGCCGGATAA
- a CDS encoding zinc ribbon domain-containing protein, translated as MPLYEYTCRSCESDFEMLVSSLEEKVNCPQCDGEEVNRHISLPAAPQVKTATGCSTEGPPCSPRCCRL; from the coding sequence ATGCCACTGTATGAATACACTTGCCGATCCTGTGAAAGCGACTTTGAGATGTTGGTTTCCTCGCTGGAGGAAAAGGTCAACTGCCCACAGTGTGATGGGGAAGAAGTGAACCGGCATATCAGCCTTCCTGCAGCTCCACAGGTGAAAACGGCAACAGGGTGTTCCACTGAAGGTCCACCCTGTTCGCCGAGATGTTGCAGGCTATAG
- a CDS encoding PEP-CTERM sorting domain-containing protein (PEP-CTERM proteins occur, often in large numbers, in the proteomes of bacteria that also encode an exosortase, a predicted intramembrane cysteine proteinase. The presence of a PEP-CTERM domain at a protein's C-terminus predicts cleavage within the sorting domain, followed by covalent anchoring to some some component of the (usually Gram-negative) cell surface. Many PEP-CTERM proteins exhibit an unusual sequence composition that includes large numbers of potential glycosylation sites. Expression of one such protein has been shown restore the ability of a bacterium to form floc, a type of biofilm.), translating into MMVRATLFSLLLCPVISFAQTGGSQTDGNANFFRGNAPSFETATGPTVDFRPEGGATTDHMFGGWWYYRVSGDTRERPFGIYTNSAGGALAGSSTYTGNTATYNWSETDSAAVVRFNAVYTSVLTDGPTPGSATLANTFSITNPGSVPLVISLFNYADFDVNASSGGDSATGNINSMTITEGSTSIVFSAANASAFQVAAFAAIRDLLLNANADNLNNSGLPFGPGDFTGAYQWNLTIQPGATVDVQSTWAISVAVPEPAMLASFGAGIFAAGFGYRRWRSKQKRRVVRSRS; encoded by the coding sequence ATGATGGTTCGAGCAACGTTATTCAGTTTGCTTCTATGCCCGGTTATCTCATTTGCTCAAACAGGTGGCTCTCAGACAGATGGCAATGCCAACTTTTTCCGTGGCAATGCCCCATCGTTTGAAACTGCAACAGGCCCCACTGTCGATTTTCGACCTGAGGGAGGGGCAACTACCGATCATATGTTCGGCGGGTGGTGGTACTACCGCGTCAGCGGCGATACACGCGAACGGCCATTCGGCATCTACACCAACAGTGCAGGCGGCGCATTAGCCGGCTCCAGCACCTACACTGGCAACACCGCTACTTACAACTGGTCGGAAACTGACTCTGCAGCAGTAGTCCGTTTCAATGCCGTTTACACTTCGGTACTGACTGATGGCCCCACACCAGGCTCTGCAACGCTCGCCAATACATTTTCCATCACCAATCCAGGCAGCGTTCCTCTGGTCATCTCTTTGTTCAACTATGCAGACTTTGATGTCAATGCTTCGTCAGGCGGAGATTCGGCGACAGGAAACATCAACAGCATGACCATTACGGAAGGATCAACTTCCATCGTTTTCAGTGCAGCCAATGCCAGTGCGTTTCAGGTAGCTGCCTTTGCCGCCATCCGTGATCTTCTGCTCAATGCCAATGCAGATAATCTCAATAACTCTGGTTTGCCTTTCGGCCCCGGCGACTTCACCGGCGCCTACCAGTGGAACCTGACAATTCAGCCCGGCGCTACGGTTGATGTACAATCAACCTGGGCCATTTCCGTAGCTGTACCAGAGCCTGCAATGCTGGCAAGTTTTGGTGCAGGAATTTTTGCCGCCGGATTTGGTTATCGCCGTTGGCGATCAAAACAGAAACGTCGCGTGGTACGCAGCCGAAGTTAA
- a CDS encoding amino acid-binding ACT has product MDFQLDRVQVWSCEIPDQPGGAAGILEPLSQAGAHLEFILSRRLSNKIGKGELFVAPITGPAQTKAAQAVQLHKANDMILLKIYGSDKPGLAHSLASCLANAGINLRSLTMTAFGGKFVAYVACDSPDDTAKAVNALAALKL; this is encoded by the coding sequence ATGGACTTTCAGTTGGATCGCGTACAGGTCTGGTCTTGTGAAATACCTGATCAGCCGGGTGGAGCAGCAGGCATTCTGGAACCCCTTTCTCAGGCTGGTGCACACCTGGAATTTATCCTTTCGCGACGACTGTCTAACAAAATTGGCAAGGGTGAACTGTTCGTAGCGCCCATCACTGGCCCGGCTCAGACCAAAGCTGCTCAAGCAGTTCAGTTGCACAAAGCCAATGACATGATTCTGCTCAAAATTTACGGCTCAGACAAACCAGGTCTGGCACATAGCCTTGCATCCTGTCTGGCGAACGCCGGCATTAATCTGAGAAGTCTGACAATGACCGCATTTGGGGGCAAATTTGTTGCCTATGTGGCCTGCGATTCTCCTGATGATACTGCCAAGGCTGTCAATGCCCTGGCGGCACTGAAGCTCTAA
- a CDS encoding DUF1801 domain-containing protein produces MQSKASSVKEYLASLPEDRREALETLRKVILANLDNEFEEGMQYGMIGYYVPHRIFPDGYHCDPKQPLPFAGLASQKNYISLYMMCCYENGPEEKWLKQAWTKAGKKLNMGKCCIRFAKVEDVPLEVVGEAFRRVTASKYIEYYESAIKTKNKKATSGKTVKPRSTLKTKTKVKAVKKRVAKS; encoded by the coding sequence ATGCAATCCAAAGCTAGTTCAGTGAAGGAATATCTGGCCTCTCTGCCTGAAGATCGTCGAGAGGCGCTGGAGACTTTGCGAAAAGTCATCCTGGCGAATCTCGACAACGAGTTCGAGGAGGGAATGCAGTACGGAATGATTGGCTACTATGTGCCACATCGTATATTCCCCGATGGCTATCACTGCGATCCGAAACAGCCATTGCCTTTTGCAGGATTGGCTTCGCAGAAGAATTACATTTCACTTTACATGATGTGCTGCTATGAAAATGGTCCGGAAGAAAAGTGGCTGAAGCAAGCGTGGACCAAAGCCGGCAAGAAACTCAACATGGGGAAATGCTGTATCAGGTTTGCCAAGGTGGAAGATGTGCCACTGGAAGTGGTAGGTGAAGCCTTCAGGCGAGTGACAGCATCGAAATACATTGAGTATTACGAATCAGCGATTAAAACAAAAAACAAGAAAGCTACCTCCGGAAAAACGGTAAAACCACGGTCAACTTTGAAGACAAAAACTAAAGTAAAAGCGGTGAAGAAAAGGGTAGCGAAATCATAG
- the rpsU gene encoding 30S ribosomal protein S21, which produces MPLRMRVNDKEPIGLALRRFKKLLERSGIFKELRKRKHYEKPCELRRRAQLRKRSAIRKARQLAGN; this is translated from the coding sequence ATGCCTTTGCGGATGCGAGTGAATGACAAGGAGCCAATCGGGCTTGCCTTGCGTCGATTCAAAAAGCTGTTGGAACGTAGTGGTATCTTCAAAGAACTGCGTAAGCGCAAACATTACGAAAAGCCTTGCGAACTTCGTCGCCGTGCTCAACTCCGCAAGCGTTCCGCGATTCGTAAAGCACGTCAACTGGCAGGCAACTAG